A window of Cohnella herbarum contains these coding sequences:
- the xylB gene encoding xylulokinase: MKYVIGVDLGTSAVKTLLIGQDGSVKAEATREYPLYHEKSGWSEQDPEDWVTGTTGSLQDLLASSKVNAADIEGISFSGQMHGLVLLDENNEPVRKAILWNDTRTTDQCREIESKLGDKLLSVTRNPALEGFTLPKILWVKQNEPDVYQRATQFLLPKDYLRLRLTGSSHMDLSDAAGTLMLDVAGKHWSAEVLTAFGIPSVFCPPLVEAGAYVGNISAEASRATGLSSETKVFAGGADNACGAIGAGILSPGLTLCSIGTSGVILTYEADASADYQGKVHFFNHGKENAFYAMGVTLAAGYSLSWFRNAFGKGESFDALLEGVGDIPAGSEGLLFMPYIVGERTPHADAKIRGSFIGIDGSHTRAHFARAVMEGITFSLNESIDMFRAAGKTVDTIVSIGGGAKNPLWLQMQADIFRANVVSLENEQGPGLGAAMLAAVGSGWFPTLDECGEIFVKHARTYRPNEAASERYEQLFRIYQQVYGSTKEINHSLHAFRK, translated from the coding sequence ATGAAATATGTCATTGGCGTGGATTTGGGAACGAGCGCGGTGAAGACGCTGCTTATCGGACAAGACGGATCGGTGAAAGCGGAGGCGACCCGGGAATATCCTTTATATCATGAGAAGTCCGGTTGGAGCGAGCAGGATCCCGAGGATTGGGTAACCGGCACGACGGGTTCGCTTCAAGATTTGCTTGCGAGTTCGAAAGTAAATGCTGCCGATATCGAGGGAATCAGCTTTTCCGGGCAAATGCACGGCTTAGTCCTCCTCGACGAGAATAACGAACCCGTCCGCAAGGCGATTCTGTGGAATGACACGCGCACGACCGATCAGTGCCGGGAAATCGAAAGCAAGCTCGGGGATAAGCTTCTGTCGGTTACCCGCAATCCCGCGCTAGAAGGTTTTACATTGCCTAAAATTCTATGGGTGAAACAGAACGAACCGGACGTATACCAGCGCGCGACTCAATTTTTGCTGCCGAAAGACTATCTCCGTTTACGCCTGACGGGTTCCTCCCATATGGACCTTTCGGATGCCGCGGGAACCTTAATGCTCGACGTTGCGGGCAAACATTGGAGCGCGGAAGTACTGACGGCATTCGGCATTCCTTCCGTTTTCTGTCCTCCTCTCGTAGAAGCGGGAGCATACGTGGGCAACATCTCGGCGGAAGCTTCCCGCGCGACAGGTTTATCTAGCGAGACTAAGGTGTTCGCGGGCGGAGCGGACAATGCATGCGGCGCGATCGGCGCGGGCATTCTGTCCCCCGGACTTACGTTGTGCAGTATCGGAACATCCGGCGTTATTCTTACTTATGAAGCCGATGCTTCCGCCGATTATCAAGGCAAGGTGCACTTCTTCAATCACGGCAAGGAAAACGCGTTCTACGCGATGGGAGTCACTCTTGCCGCGGGATATTCGTTAAGCTGGTTCCGCAACGCGTTCGGCAAAGGAGAATCGTTCGATGCTCTGCTTGAGGGCGTAGGCGACATTCCGGCGGGCTCGGAAGGTCTTCTATTTATGCCTTACATCGTGGGAGAGCGTACTCCGCACGCCGACGCGAAAATTCGCGGCAGTTTTATCGGGATCGACGGAAGCCATACGCGGGCGCACTTCGCGCGTGCGGTAATGGAGGGGATTACGTTTTCTTTGAACGAATCCATCGATATGTTCCGCGCGGCAGGCAAAACCGTAGACACCATCGTCTCGATCGGCGGCGGCGCGAAAAATCCGTTATGGCTGCAGATGCAAGCCGATATATTCCGCGCGAACGTCGTGTCCCTTGAGAACGAACAGGGACCCGGACTCGGGGCGGCCATGCTCGCGGCAGTCGGAAGCGGTTGGTTCCCGACGTTGGACGAGTGCGGGGAAATCTTCGTGAAGCATGCGCGCACTTACCGGCCGAACGAAGCGGCTAGCGAGCGGTACGAGCAGCTATTCCGCATCTATCAGCAGGTGTATGGATCCACGAAGGAGATTAACCATTCCTTGCACGCTTTCCGAAAGTAG
- the xylA gene encoding xylose isomerase, giving the protein MSKFINVPKIQYEGRDSKNPFAFKHYNSQEIVFGKTMEEHLRFAVAYWHTFNANGSDPFGAGTAVRSWDSLSPLDKAKARVEANFELLEKLNVPFYAFHDADIAPEGATLAETNKNLDIIVAMLKDYQKSTGKKLLWNTVNLFTNPRYVHGASTTSNAEVFAYAAATLKKGLEVGKELGAENYVFWGGREGYESLLNTDLKLELDNLGRFLHMAVDYAQEIGFDAQFLIEPKPKEPSKHQYDFDSATAIAFLQSYGLKDKFKLNIEANHATLAGHTFEHELRTARINGMLGSIDANQGDMLLGWDTDEFPTDLVATTLAMFEILKNEGGIGRGGVNFDAKVRRSSFEDEDLFFSHIAGMDTYARGLKAAAKLIEERVLDDIVDNRYRSFKEGIGAEIVSGRATLKSLEAYVLQAQPIRNESGRLEQIKATLNDVIFSV; this is encoded by the coding sequence ATGAGCAAGTTTATCAATGTTCCTAAGATTCAATACGAAGGACGCGATTCTAAAAATCCTTTCGCGTTTAAGCACTACAACTCGCAGGAAATCGTATTCGGCAAAACGATGGAGGAGCACCTCCGCTTCGCGGTCGCATACTGGCATACATTCAACGCGAACGGATCGGATCCGTTCGGCGCAGGCACGGCGGTTCGCAGTTGGGACTCTTTGTCCCCGCTGGATAAAGCGAAAGCTCGCGTAGAAGCTAACTTCGAGCTTCTCGAGAAATTAAACGTTCCCTTTTACGCGTTCCATGATGCGGATATCGCTCCGGAAGGCGCTACGTTGGCCGAGACGAACAAGAATCTCGACATTATCGTGGCTATGTTGAAGGATTATCAGAAATCGACGGGCAAGAAGCTGCTCTGGAACACGGTTAACTTGTTCACGAATCCGCGTTACGTTCATGGCGCCAGCACGACGAGCAATGCCGAAGTATTCGCATATGCCGCAGCAACGCTGAAGAAGGGACTAGAAGTCGGTAAAGAGCTAGGCGCCGAGAACTATGTATTCTGGGGCGGTCGCGAAGGATACGAATCGCTGCTGAACACGGACTTGAAGCTGGAACTCGACAACCTGGGACGGTTCTTGCACATGGCGGTCGATTACGCTCAAGAAATCGGCTTCGACGCGCAATTCCTGATCGAGCCTAAACCGAAAGAGCCTTCCAAACACCAATACGATTTCGATTCCGCTACGGCAATCGCATTCTTGCAAAGCTACGGCTTGAAGGATAAGTTCAAGCTTAACATCGAAGCGAACCACGCCACGCTTGCCGGTCATACGTTCGAGCATGAGCTGCGTACGGCGCGCATTAACGGCATGCTGGGTTCCATCGACGCCAACCAAGGCGATATGCTGCTCGGATGGGATACGGACGAGTTCCCGACGGATCTCGTTGCAACGACGCTTGCGATGTTCGAAATTCTTAAGAACGAGGGCGGAATCGGTCGCGGCGGAGTAAACTTCGATGCGAAGGTACGTCGTTCTTCCTTCGAGGACGAGGATTTGTTCTTCTCCCACATCGCCGGAATGGACACGTATGCCCGCGGCTTGAAAGCAGCCGCGAAGCTGATCGAAGAGCGCGTGCTTGACGATATCGTCGACAACCGTTACCGGAGCTTTAAAGAAGGCATCGGCGCCGAGATCGTTTCCGGCAGAGCGACGTTGAAATCGCTGGAAGCTTATGTTCTCCAAGCTCAGCCTATCCGCAACGAATCCGGTCGTTTGGAACAAATCAAAGCGACGTTGAACGATGTTATTTTCAGCGTATAA
- a CDS encoding ROK family transcriptional regulator translates to MSTPTGDQALIKRINTAIVLEYILRGAPLSRAQISEQSGLNKATVSSLVQDLIDGSLVKEIGTGQSSGGRKPVMLEFIATSGYAIGVDLGVNYIRGVLTDLRGNLVAERTSSLRHPEPEVAVEQLCGCIETLMGEAPASSYGIIGIGVGVPGLVDDKGTILFAPNLKWRDVPLQRLLTERFALPVTIDNEANMGALGEQKYGAGRSINNLIYVSVGIGIGTGLILQKSLYKGASGFSGEMGHLSVEAHGKNCTCGNRGCWEMYASEQALLEQAADLGFEDLEALLSAASAGRQDVLDLFSGIGEYLGIGIANIVNVFNPDAVVIGNRMSQARPWLEGILRQTVVQRALGFHLRKVQLLFAELGERSSMMGAAEVAIAGFFTRVKAT, encoded by the coding sequence ATGTCGACACCCACAGGAGATCAAGCTCTAATCAAACGAATTAACACGGCTATCGTGTTGGAATATATTTTGCGGGGGGCGCCGCTTTCCCGTGCGCAAATCTCCGAACAATCGGGGCTGAACAAGGCGACCGTTTCCAGTCTCGTCCAAGATCTGATCGACGGCTCGTTGGTCAAAGAGATTGGCACGGGACAATCCAGCGGCGGACGCAAGCCCGTTATGCTGGAATTCATCGCGACGTCGGGCTATGCGATCGGCGTCGATCTAGGCGTTAACTATATCCGCGGAGTGTTAACGGACTTGCGGGGGAACCTCGTTGCGGAGCGTACCTCCTCCCTTCGTCATCCGGAGCCGGAGGTCGCCGTGGAACAACTGTGCGGTTGCATTGAGACGCTTATGGGAGAAGCGCCGGCTAGTTCGTACGGCATTATCGGCATCGGAGTCGGAGTCCCGGGACTCGTCGACGATAAGGGGACGATCCTGTTCGCCCCTAACCTCAAATGGCGTGACGTTCCGCTGCAACGCTTGTTGACCGAACGTTTTGCCCTGCCGGTCACCATTGACAACGAGGCAAACATGGGCGCGCTCGGGGAACAGAAATACGGAGCCGGCCGCAGCATCAACAACTTGATCTACGTCAGCGTCGGGATCGGCATCGGTACAGGTCTAATTCTGCAGAAGTCTCTTTACAAGGGCGCATCCGGCTTTTCCGGCGAAATGGGCCATCTATCCGTCGAAGCGCACGGCAAAAACTGCACGTGCGGGAACCGCGGCTGCTGGGAAATGTACGCCTCCGAGCAAGCGTTGCTCGAGCAGGCTGCCGACCTCGGCTTCGAGGACTTGGAGGCGTTGCTGTCCGCTGCCTCGGCGGGACGGCAAGACGTGCTCGACCTCTTCTCGGGGATCGGCGAATACTTGGGCATCGGCATCGCGAACATCGTCAACGTGTTTAATCCCGATGCCGTCGTCATCGGCAACCGAATGAGCCAAGCCCGCCCATGGTTGGAGGGTATCCTGCGCCAAACGGTCGTTCAGCGCGCGCTTGGGTTTCATTTGCGCAAGGTGCAGCTTCTGTTCGCCGAGCTGGGCGAACGCTCCTCAATGATGGGAGCCGCAGAAGTCGCCATCGCCGGCTTCTTCACCCGGGTCAAGGCGACTTAA
- a CDS encoding ArsR/SmtB family transcription factor, with protein MNDKLAEMAELLKLLGDRTRLAILGLLQERDLCVGDIVELLGTSQPNASQHLRKLRSAGLVRENKRGQWVFYSLNLNDFPDLRIFLSQLPGRKERLRSLSSLTGRN; from the coding sequence ATGAACGATAAGTTAGCTGAAATGGCGGAACTGCTGAAATTACTGGGCGATCGGACGAGATTGGCTATACTGGGTCTGCTGCAGGAACGAGATTTGTGCGTCGGAGATATCGTTGAACTGTTAGGTACGAGTCAGCCGAACGCTAGTCAACATCTGCGTAAACTAAGGAGCGCCGGACTAGTTAGAGAAAACAAACGCGGGCAATGGGTATTCTACTCGTTGAATTTGAACGACTTTCCCGATCTCCGCATCTTCCTATCACAGCTACCCGGCCGCAAAGAGCGCCTTCGTTCGCTATCGAGTTTGACCGGCCGTAACTAA
- a CDS encoding DEAD/DEAH box helicase, with protein MSFQLTKRVIKLLCGPFSYERGEIDYRAGKVTITDFDSDRSTYRATVQGNNEYGIKIFIDDNGDVDAQCNCPVFDISPKYCKHIAAALLNIHDIQNAGKSPDRSYSSRLQSDGSNAEATQTGFLTPRFATTRAQSALGLTGEKIELATGMLGLFGNRPTRLSRAKHLYDAREIVDVEFTISPFPYGYRKYMFGVELKVGHKRLYVVKKIREWLDRIDRRERYEFSKHFAYDPALHSFSSDNDAIIAQLIEIYRSEKMYRETSSIYSAHANHMSGDRMLLIPPASWDALVPRLAQAPNVKMEQDNVTYEGVHVSDEPVPLQFDFDRDQTDADNGSYRLEVRGMDRITVMDAYGLVLSEGKLIKLKDEQCARLSELKQMLDASRQSRVPIQPEQMEPFMEQVIPGLMKLGSVRISQDVSERLVRSPLKAKLYLDRVRDRLLAGLEFHYGDILINPLEGSAHRRGTDRILMRDGEQEGQILDLMEQSRFSKTESGYLMDDEDDEYEFLYRIIPQLEKLLQVYATSAVKARLFVGHAPPKIKVDVDERTDWLDCKFELEGVPETEIRHLLKSIEEKRKYYKLPNGALMPLESVDFQQINRFMNEIGLPKGGLRGSEFRLPIVRGLHLMDADKQGNAIMIGKSFRKLLDNMRNPDNLDFPVPANLDSVLRDYQKYGYQWLRTLAHYRFGGILADDMGLGKTLQSIAYLVSMLPEIRNEQRPAIIVCPASLMYNWHNELSKFAPEIRTMIADGSREDRSRALRQLSDTDVVITSYPLLRRDVESYAEPSFHTLILDEAQAFKNHATQTAQAVKEIQARFRFALTGTPVENTIEELWSIYDAVFPELFQDRRTFNELTRETVAKRIRPFLLRRLKTDVLKELPEKIESIQSSELLPEQKKLYMAYLAKLQKETLKHLNEEGFQKSRIKILAGLTRLRQLCCHPALFVDDYEGGSAKFEQLMEIVEECRSSGKRMLVFSQFTEMLGLIRRELGYQGVPLFYLDGHTPSSERVELCNRFNDGERDLFLISLKAGGTGLNLTGADTVILYDLWWNPAVEQQAADRAHRMGQKNVVQVLRLITQGTVEQKMYALQQRKKNLIDEVIQPGQEALSTLTEDEIREILMLQ; from the coding sequence ATGAGCTTTCAATTAACGAAACGGGTCATCAAATTGTTGTGCGGACCGTTTTCCTATGAAAGAGGAGAAATCGACTATCGGGCCGGCAAAGTGACGATCACGGATTTCGACTCGGATCGTTCAACTTATCGTGCCACGGTTCAAGGAAACAACGAATATGGGATCAAAATCTTCATCGACGACAATGGGGACGTAGACGCTCAATGCAACTGTCCGGTGTTCGATATTTCTCCCAAATACTGCAAACATATCGCCGCGGCCCTATTGAATATTCACGATATCCAGAACGCGGGCAAATCTCCGGATCGTTCTTATTCTTCGCGGCTTCAGTCGGACGGCAGCAATGCGGAAGCAACCCAAACTGGGTTTCTGACCCCGAGGTTTGCAACGACTAGGGCGCAATCGGCTCTAGGATTAACCGGCGAGAAAATCGAGCTAGCCACGGGAATGCTAGGTCTTTTCGGTAATAGACCGACCCGTTTAAGCCGGGCTAAACACCTATACGACGCCAGGGAAATTGTGGACGTGGAATTCACGATCAGCCCTTTTCCCTACGGTTACCGGAAATATATGTTCGGCGTCGAGCTCAAGGTCGGCCATAAGCGACTATACGTCGTAAAGAAAATCAGAGAATGGCTAGACCGAATCGATAGAAGAGAGCGGTACGAATTCTCGAAGCACTTCGCTTACGATCCGGCACTGCATAGCTTCTCGTCCGACAATGACGCCATTATCGCGCAACTCATCGAAATCTATCGCAGCGAGAAAATGTACCGGGAAACGTCCAGCATCTATTCCGCGCATGCCAATCACATGAGCGGCGATCGGATGTTGCTGATCCCGCCTGCCTCGTGGGATGCGCTTGTCCCTCGACTTGCTCAAGCTCCTAACGTCAAAATGGAGCAGGATAACGTAACCTATGAGGGCGTACACGTTTCCGATGAACCCGTACCACTCCAATTCGACTTTGACCGAGATCAGACGGACGCCGATAATGGCTCCTATCGATTGGAAGTGAGAGGGATGGATCGGATTACCGTTATGGACGCTTACGGGCTCGTCCTCTCCGAAGGAAAGCTGATCAAGCTGAAGGACGAGCAGTGCGCGCGACTTTCCGAGCTGAAGCAGATGCTGGATGCCTCGCGCCAAAGCCGAGTACCGATACAGCCGGAACAAATGGAGCCTTTTATGGAGCAAGTGATTCCGGGTCTCATGAAGCTGGGCAGCGTTCGCATATCGCAGGACGTATCCGAGCGCCTCGTACGTTCGCCGTTAAAAGCGAAGCTTTACTTAGACCGCGTTAGAGATCGGCTACTGGCAGGGCTGGAATTCCACTATGGCGATATTCTGATTAATCCGCTGGAAGGGAGTGCGCATAGACGGGGAACCGACCGTATTCTCATGAGGGACGGAGAGCAGGAAGGGCAAATCCTTGATCTCATGGAGCAAAGCCGATTTTCGAAAACCGAGAGCGGATATCTCATGGACGACGAGGACGATGAATACGAATTCCTATATCGCATTATTCCGCAGTTGGAGAAACTGCTTCAGGTATACGCCACTTCGGCGGTGAAAGCCCGGCTCTTCGTCGGTCATGCTCCTCCGAAAATCAAGGTCGACGTTGACGAGCGGACCGATTGGCTGGATTGTAAATTCGAGTTGGAAGGGGTCCCCGAAACGGAAATCCGCCATCTTCTGAAATCTATCGAGGAAAAACGCAAGTATTATAAACTGCCTAACGGTGCGTTGATGCCCCTCGAAAGCGTCGATTTCCAGCAAATCAATCGGTTTATGAACGAGATCGGCCTCCCTAAAGGAGGTTTGCGGGGATCCGAATTCCGTCTCCCCATCGTTCGCGGCCTGCACTTGATGGATGCCGACAAACAAGGAAATGCCATTATGATTGGCAAATCGTTCCGTAAGCTGCTTGATAATATGCGAAATCCGGACAACTTGGATTTTCCTGTACCGGCTAACTTGGATTCCGTTCTGCGAGATTATCAGAAATACGGCTATCAATGGCTGAGGACGCTAGCCCATTATCGGTTCGGAGGAATATTGGCAGACGATATGGGTTTAGGTAAGACGCTCCAAAGCATCGCTTACCTCGTCTCCATGTTGCCCGAAATCCGAAACGAACAGCGCCCGGCGATTATCGTTTGTCCCGCGTCCCTCATGTACAATTGGCACAACGAGCTGTCGAAATTCGCTCCGGAAATCCGCACAATGATCGCCGATGGCAGCAGGGAAGATCGAAGCCGCGCGCTTCGGCAATTATCCGACACGGACGTCGTCATCACTTCGTATCCGTTACTGCGTCGGGATGTCGAGTCGTATGCCGAGCCTTCCTTTCATACGCTTATCCTGGACGAGGCCCAAGCTTTCAAGAACCATGCCACCCAGACGGCGCAGGCCGTGAAGGAAATCCAAGCGCGATTCCGTTTCGCTCTCACCGGGACGCCCGTGGAGAACACGATCGAGGAGTTGTGGTCGATCTACGACGCGGTCTTTCCCGAGCTGTTCCAGGATCGCAGAACCTTTAACGAGTTGACCAGGGAAACCGTCGCGAAACGTATTCGCCCTTTCCTGTTGAGGAGATTGAAGACGGACGTCTTGAAGGAGCTTCCGGAAAAAATAGAGTCCATACAATCTTCCGAGCTGCTACCGGAACAGAAGAAGCTTTACATGGCCTATCTAGCCAAACTGCAGAAGGAAACGTTAAAGCACTTGAACGAAGAAGGCTTTCAGAAGAGCCGCATTAAAATATTGGCCGGTTTAACCCGGCTTCGTCAGCTCTGCTGTCATCCAGCGCTGTTCGTCGATGATTACGAGGGCGGTTCCGCGAAATTCGAGCAGTTGATGGAGATCGTGGAGGAATGCCGAAGCTCCGGCAAGAGAATGCTCGTATTCTCTCAATTCACGGAAATGCTGGGGCTGATCCGACGCGAGCTTGGTTATCAAGGCGTACCGCTCTTTTATTTGGACGGTCATACCCCGTCATCCGAACGGGTCGAGCTATGCAACAGATTTAACGACGGCGAACGGGATTTGTTTCTCATCTCCTTGAAGGCCGGCGGCACGGGACTCAACCTGACCGGTGCGGATACCGTCATCCTGTACGATCTATGGTGGAACCCCGCCGTTGAACAACAGGCGGCCGACCGCGCCCACCGGATGGGTCAGAAAAACGTCGTACAAGTGTTGAGACTGATTACGCAAGGCACGGTCGAACAGAAAATGTACGCCCTGCAGCAACGCAAGAAAAACTTGATCGACGAAGTGATCCAACCGGGGCAAGAGGCTTTGTCTACCTTGACCGAGGATGAAATCCGCGAGATTCTAATGCTTCAATAA
- a CDS encoding Lrp/AsnC family transcriptional regulator, which produces MHEVDDIDRQIIKALNANGRISYTDLAKDIGLSRVAIQARINSLMEEGVIERFTAVINPEKLGITVSAFFNVEVEPKYLREVADTLADEPAVTSLYHMTGPSKLHMHGLFTNNKEMETFLNDKLYKLQGVVSVDSQVLITRYKSRMGMRL; this is translated from the coding sequence GTGCACGAAGTAGATGACATAGACCGTCAAATTATCAAAGCTTTAAACGCCAACGGACGAATCTCCTACACGGATTTGGCCAAGGATATCGGTCTCTCCCGCGTAGCGATCCAAGCGCGAATCAATTCCCTCATGGAAGAAGGCGTGATCGAACGATTTACCGCGGTCATTAACCCCGAGAAACTCGGCATTACCGTGTCCGCGTTCTTTAATGTGGAAGTAGAGCCCAAATACCTGAGAGAAGTTGCGGATACGCTTGCCGACGAGCCTGCGGTGACCAGCCTCTATCACATGACCGGTCCGAGCAAGTTGCATATGCACGGCTTGTTTACGAACAATAAAGAGATGGAAACTTTCCTGAACGACAAGCTTTATAAGCTCCAAGGCGTCGTAAGCGTCGACTCTCAGGTTCTCATCACCCGATATAAAAGCCGTATGGGAATGAGGTTATAA
- a CDS encoding chromate transporter encodes MSAPKPNDRQYAQLAWAMSKTGILGYGGGPSVIPLIRYEAVTRYRWMDDVEFGEILAIANALPGPIATKMAAYLGYRQKGILGSIVAVLAHILPSAVAMIFLLAFVEYLSNSAVVQGMIVAVMPVISVMLGVMAYEFAKRAYKGLGKVMVVVFCGISFVLLQLVPIHPAIVITLFLAYGTVHYRLVDRLKSKINKPEGDAS; translated from the coding sequence ATGAGCGCCCCAAAGCCGAACGATAGACAATACGCGCAACTCGCATGGGCAATGAGCAAGACGGGCATTCTCGGATACGGCGGCGGTCCATCCGTCATCCCGCTGATCCGATACGAGGCCGTCACCCGTTACCGGTGGATGGACGACGTCGAATTCGGTGAGATTCTGGCCATCGCCAATGCGCTGCCCGGTCCGATCGCCACGAAGATGGCGGCTTATCTCGGTTATCGACAGAAAGGCATTCTAGGCTCGATTGTCGCCGTGCTTGCGCATATTTTGCCTTCCGCCGTTGCTATGATCTTCTTGCTCGCCTTCGTGGAGTACTTAAGCAACTCGGCCGTCGTACAGGGGATGATCGTCGCCGTCATGCCCGTTATCTCCGTTATGCTCGGCGTGATGGCTTACGAATTCGCCAAGAGAGCTTATAAGGGGCTCGGCAAAGTCATGGTCGTCGTGTTCTGCGGAATATCGTTCGTCCTTCTTCAGCTCGTGCCCATTCATCCGGCAATCGTCATTACGTTGTTCTTAGCCTATGGAACCGTCCATTACCGACTCGTCGACCGCCTCAAATCGAAAATCAACAAACCCGAAGGGGATGCCTCATGA
- a CDS encoding chromate transporter: MNDIIDLILGFFLSNALGYGGGPASIPLMYQEIVTHYQWTSDHQFSNILALGNTLPGPIATKIAAFVGYDVAGILGVIVALAATIVPSAVALIVLLRIMQRYRQSSVVKGMTLLVQPVIAILMLVLTWQMGKTSVDSLGLWQAIIIAAIALWAMEKRKIHPAFVILCAFIYGGLVVPYI; this comes from the coding sequence ATGAATGACATCATCGACTTGATCCTCGGTTTCTTCCTCTCGAACGCTCTCGGATATGGCGGAGGCCCTGCTTCGATTCCGCTCATGTATCAAGAGATCGTCACCCATTATCAATGGACTTCGGACCATCAATTCTCCAATATCCTTGCCTTGGGCAACACGCTTCCCGGACCGATCGCCACTAAAATCGCCGCATTCGTAGGTTACGATGTAGCGGGTATCCTGGGAGTAATCGTTGCGTTAGCGGCTACGATAGTCCCTTCCGCCGTCGCTCTTATCGTGTTGCTCAGAATCATGCAACGTTACCGTCAGTCCTCCGTCGTAAAAGGAATGACGTTGCTCGTGCAGCCGGTGATCGCTATTCTAATGCTCGTTCTGACCTGGCAAATGGGCAAGACGTCCGTCGATTCCCTTGGCCTATGGCAAGCGATTATCATTGCGGCCATCGCGTTGTGGGCAATGGAGAAACGCAAAATCCATCCCGCTTTCGTTATCCTGTGCGCCTTCATCTACGGCGGTCTTGTCGTTCCCTATATCTAA
- a CDS encoding sensor domain-containing diguanylate cyclase, which produces MNDQLNYAPCGFVTLSNTGIITDVNQTLLDLLQYERIELVNRHIETIMTVANKIFFHTYFYPYIQLHGFVNEIYLTLKNKNDLEVPVLLNGARKERDGESYIDCVLIEMRKRIEYERDMLSARNKLEVLNIAKDEALETLKTLHAELGKKQEELIELNRRLESQASTDGLTGARNRRFFQESLAGSLSTFHRLHIPFSLLLLDIDYFKRINDTYGHPVGDEILIKLAKTLQAESREIDIVARYGGEEFAIILPGVDRDNATLIAERCRLTVEQADWGEYGITVSVGAATVTEEDTDETLVVRADQALYASKSRGRNRVTHSDDRSWQEEGGGAD; this is translated from the coding sequence ATGAATGACCAGTTGAATTACGCTCCATGCGGATTCGTTACGTTGTCGAATACCGGAATCATTACCGACGTGAACCAAACGCTGCTTGATTTACTTCAATATGAACGTATCGAATTGGTTAACCGGCATATCGAAACGATTATGACCGTCGCTAACAAAATCTTTTTTCATACCTATTTTTATCCGTACATTCAACTTCACGGTTTCGTCAACGAGATCTATCTCACGCTTAAGAACAAGAACGATCTAGAAGTGCCGGTGCTATTAAACGGAGCTCGCAAAGAACGCGACGGGGAGTCGTACATCGATTGCGTCTTAATCGAGATGCGCAAGCGGATCGAATACGAGAGAGACATGCTAAGCGCGCGGAATAAGCTGGAGGTACTGAATATAGCGAAAGATGAAGCGCTCGAGACGTTAAAAACCTTGCACGCGGAGCTCGGGAAGAAACAAGAGGAACTGATCGAGCTGAACAGAAGACTCGAGTCGCAAGCATCCACGGACGGATTAACGGGGGCCAGAAATCGAAGATTCTTTCAGGAAAGTCTGGCCGGCAGCTTATCTACGTTCCATCGATTACATATTCCGTTCTCTTTGCTGCTGCTCGATATCGATTATTTCAAACGAATCAACGATACCTACGGTCATCCCGTGGGAGACGAGATCTTGATCAAATTAGCCAAAACCTTGCAAGCCGAGTCCAGGGAAATCGATATCGTAGCCCGTTACGGGGGCGAGGAGTTCGCCATCATCTTGCCGGGCGTTGACCGGGACAATGCAACTCTCATCGCGGAGAGATGCCGACTGACGGTCGAGCAGGCGGATTGGGGCGAGTACGGGATTACGGTCAGCGTAGGCGCAGCGACCGTAACGGAAGAGGACACGGATGAAACGCTGGTCGTGAGGGCGGATCAGGCTTTGTACGCTTCGAAGAGCAGAGGCCGAAACCGGGTAACTCACTCGGACGACCGAAGCTGGCAGGAGGAAGGAGGAGGGGCAGACTAG